The following are encoded in a window of Impatiens glandulifera chromosome 5, dImpGla2.1, whole genome shotgun sequence genomic DNA:
- the LOC124937931 gene encoding myosin-6, protein MASASLGVGSLVWIEDPEVAWIDGEVVEVHGDDLKVLCTSGKTVVVKASNAYPKDAEAPPSGVDDMTKLAYLHEPGLLQNLKSRYDINEIYTYTGNILIAVNPFRRLPHLYDSHMMAQYKGTAFGELSPHPFAVADEAYRQMINEGVSQAILVSGESGAGKTESTKLLMRYLAYMGGRVKAEGRTVEQQVLESNPVLEAFGNAKTLRNNNSSRFGKFVEIQFDENGKISGAAVRTYLLERSRVCQVSDPERNYHCFYMLCSAPPEDIKRFKLGNPRTFHYLNQTNCYELDGVDDAKEYLDTRRAMDVVGISSEEQDGIFRVVASILHLGNIEFAKGKESDSSCPKDDKSLFHLQTAAELLMCDPKALEDSLCKRVIVTRDETITKWLDPQAATVSRDALAKVIYSRLFDWLVNKINNSIGQDPNSKYLIGVLDIYGFESFKTNSFEQFCINLTNEKLQQHFNQHVFKMEQEEYTKEEINWSYIEFIDNQDVLDLIEKKPGGIIALLDEACMFPRSTHETFAQKLYQTFKNNKRFSKPKLSRTDFTIGHYAGDVTYQTEFFLDKNKDYVIAEHQDLLGASLCHFVADLFPHSEETSKSKFSSIGSRFKLQLQQLLETLSSVEPHYIRCVKPNNLLKPSIFENQNVLQQLRCGGVMEAIRISCAGYPTRKTFSEFVDRFSMLAPEALDGSPDEVVASKKVLEKVGLQGYQIGKTKVFLRAGQMADLDARRSEILGKSASIIQRKIRSYMGRKSYIALRLSAIRIQSVCRGELARQTYKGMRREASSVIIQRNLRMHLARKAYKELCSSSVSIQAGMRGMAARNELRFQKQTKAAIIIQSHCRKYLARLHYTKLKKAAITTQCAWRGKVARRELRNLKMAAKETGALQAAKNKLEKQVEELTWRLQLEKRMRADLEEAKTQETAKLQSSLEDMQLKFKETKELLTKEHEMAKKVIEHVPVIQEVPVIDHAAMDKLATENEKLKTLVSSLEQKIGETEKKYEDANKLSEERLKQALDAETKIIQLKTAMQRLEEKISDMESEKQILQHQTFSDSPVKREPRTPLFKILENGHDSDEEEPQVTPVKMLDTEAESKLRRSIADRQHENVDSLITCVMKNVGFSQGKPVGAFTIYKCLLHWKSFEAERTSVFDRLIQMIGSSIESQDNNDLMAYWLSNTSTLLFLLQKSLKTGGAPGSTQQKKPPNPTSLFGRMTMGFRSSPSSASLAPIIEVVRQVEAKYPALLFKQQLTAYVEKIYGIIRDNLKKELASLLSLCIQAPRIAKGNLLRSGRSFGKDAPSNHWQSIIECLNNCLGALKDNSVPPVLVQKIFTQAFSFINVQLFNSLLLRKECCTFSNGEYVKAGLAELELWCCQAKDEYAGSAWDELKHIRQSVGFLVIHQKYRISYDEITNDLCPILSVQQLYRICTLYWDDNYNTRSVSPAVISSMRILMTEDSNNAESNSFLLDDNSSIPFSVDDLSTSLKEKDFTEMTTAAELLENPSFQFLEE, encoded by the exons ATG GCTTCTGCAAGTTTAGGTGTTGGATCTCTAGTTTGGATAGAAGATCCTGAAGTGGCTTGGATAGATGGAGAAGTTGTGGAGGTCCATGGAGATGATCTTAAAGTTCTTTGCACTTCGGGGAAGACA GTTGTGGTTAAGGCTTCCAATGCCTACCCCAAAGATGCTGAAGCCCCACCGTCTGGAGTGGATGATATGACAAAGTTGGCATATTTGCATGAACCAGGGCTtctacaaaatttaaaatctagATATGACATCAATGAAATATAT ACTTACACAGGTAACATATTGATTGCCGTAAATCCCTTTAGGAGGCTACCCCATCTATACGACAGCCATATGATGGCTCAATACAAAGGGACTGCTTTTGGTGAATTGAGCCCTCATCCATTTGCTGTTGCTGATGAGGCTTATAG ACAAATGATCAATGAAGGTGTAAGTCAAGCTATTTTGGTTAGTGGCGAGAGTGGTGCTGGCAAAACAGAAAGCACAAAATTGCTTATGCGATATCTTGCGTATATGGGTGGGAGGGTAAAAGCTGAAGGGAGGACGGTTGAGCAGCAAGTCCTGGAG TCCAATCCAGTTTTAGAAGCTTTTGGTAATGCAAAGACCCTTAGAAATAATAACTCAAG CCGTTTCGGAAAGTTTGTGGAGATCCAGTTTGACGAGAATGGGAAAATTTCTGGAGCTGCCGTTCGAACTTACTTGCTTGAAAGATCACGTGTTTGCCAAGTGTCTGATCCAGAGAGAAACTATCACTGTTTTTACATGCTTTGCTCCGCACCACCTGAG GATATTAAAAGGTTCAAATTAGGGAACCCAAGGACGTTCCATTATTTAAATCAAACGAATTGTTATGAGCTAGATGGAGTGGATGATGCTAAAGAATATCTTGATACAAGGAGAGCTATGGATGTCGTTGGAATAAGTTCTGAGGAGCAG GATGGAATTTTTCGGGTTGTGGCTTCAATCCTCCATCTTGGGAACATTGAGTTTGCCAAGGGAAAAGAATCAGATTCGTCTTGTCCTAAGGATGACAAATCTTTGTTCCATCTCCAGACTGCCGCTGAACTTTTAAT GTGTGATCCAAAGGCATTAGAGGAttcactttgcaagcgtgttATTGTAACTCGTGATGAAACTATCACAAAATGGCTAGATCCTCAAGCAGCAACAGTTAGTAGAGATGCATTGGCAAAAGTCATATACTCAAGATTGTTTGATTG GCTTGTCAACAAGATTAATAATTCAATCGGTCAAGATCCAAACTCCAAGTACCTCATTGGGGTGCTCGACATTTATGGGTTCGAGAGTTTTAAGACAAACAG TTTTGAGCAATTCtgtattaatttaacaaatgaGAAACTTCAGCAACACTTCAATCAG CATGTGTTCAAGATGGAACAAGAAGAGTATACAAAGGAAGAAATTAACTGGAGCTACATTGAGTTCATTGATAATCAAGATGTTCTGGATCTCATTGAAAAG AAACCCGGTGGCATAATAGCGCTCTTAGATGAAGCTTG TATGTTCCCCAGATCAACACATGAAACATTTGCTCAAAAGCTTTACCAAACATTTAAAAACAACAAGCGGTTCAGTAAGCCCAAGCTATCCCGTACTGATTTCACCATTGGCCATTATGCTGGTGAT GTCACGTACCAAACTGAGTTTTTCCTAGACAAGAACAAAGATTATGTTATAGCTGAACATCAAGATCTTCTGGGTGCTTCTCTATGTCACTTTGTGGCTGATTTGTTCCCACATTCTGAGGAAACCTCTAAATCCAAATTTTCTTCAATAGGTTCACGCTTTAAG CTACAATTGCAACAATTGCTCGAAACCTTAAGTTCTGTAGAGCCTCATTATATTCGGTGTGTGAAGCCCAATAACCTTCTCAAGCCATCTATTTTTGAGAATCAAAACGTGCTGCAACAACTTAGGTGTGGG GGTGTCATGGAGGCCATTAGGATTAGTTGTGCAGGATATCCTACAAGAAAAACATTCTCTGAGTTTGTAGACCGTTTTAGCATGCTTGCCCCTGAAGCTCTGGATGGAAG CCCGGATGAAGTTGTTGCAAGCAAAAAGGTCTTGGAGAAGGTGGGACTTCAAGGCTATCAG ATTGGTAAGACTAAGGTATTCCTAAGGGCTGGACAAATGGCCGACTTAGATGCCCGAAGAAGTGAGATTTTGGGAAAATCGGCCAGCATTATTCAACGGAAAATTCGTTCATATATGGGGAGGAAGAGTTACATTGCTTTGCGTTTATCTGCGATTCGTATTCAATCTGTTTGCAGAG GAGAACTTGCTCGGCAAACTTACAAGGGCATGAGAAGAGAAGCTTCTTCTGTGATAATTCAAAGAAATTTACGCATGCATCTTGCAAGGAAAGCCTACAAAGAACTCTGCAGTTCTTCTGTTTCTATTCAGGCTGGTATGCGTGGAATGGCTGCACGGAATGAGCTTCGGTTCCAAAAGCAAACAAAAGCTGCAATAATTATTCAG AGTCATTGTCGCAAATACTTGGCAAGATTGCACTATACAAAGTTAAAGAAAGCTGCAATTACTACGCAATGTGCCTGGAGAGGAAAAGTCGCCCGGAGAGAGTTGCGGAATCTCAAAATG GCTGCAAAAGAGACTGGTGCTCTCCAAGCTGCGAAGAACAAGTTGGAGAAGCAAGTTGAAGAACTAACATGGCGGTTACAGCTAGAGAAGCGCATGAGA GCTGACTTGGAAGAAGCTAAAACGCAAGAAACTGCGAAACTGCAATCCTCTTTGGAAGATATGCAACTTAAAttcaaagaaactaaagaattGCTGACAAAGGAACATGAGATGGCAAAGAAGGTAATAGAGCATGTCCCAGTTATCCAGGAGGTTCCAGTTATTGACCATGCTGCTATGGATAAACTGGCCACTGAAAATGAGAAACTCAAG ACTCTTGTTAGTTCTTTGGAACAGAAAATTGGTGAAACTGAGAAAAAATATGAAGACGCAAACAAACTTAGTGAGGAGAGATTGAAGCAGGCTTTGGATGCTGAAACAAAGATAATTCAGCTGAAGACTGCTATGCAAAG ACTTGAAGAAAAGATTTCTGACATGGAATCTGAGAAACAAATTCTGCAGCATCAAACCTTTTCAGATTCCCCTGTTAAGAGGGAACCACGAACACCCCTCTTTAAG ATTTTGGAGAATGGTCATGATTCTGATGAAGAG GAACCTCAAGTAACACCTGTTAAGATGTTAGATACAGAAGCTGAGAGTAAGCTCAGAAGATCCATTGCGGATCGGCAACAT GAGAATGTCGATTCTCTTATCACCTGCGTCATGAAGAATGTAGGCTTCAGTCAGGGAAAGCCTGTTGGTGCATTTACCATATACAAATGTCTCCTTCACTGGAAGTCTTTTGAGGCTGAAAGGACGAGTGTGTTTGATCGTCTCATTCAGATGATTGGTTCTTCTATTGAG AGTCAGGATAATAATGATCTCATGGCATATTGGTTGTCAAATACTTCAACATTATTGTTCTTGCTCCAGAAGAGCTTAAAAACTGGTGGTGCTCCTGGTTCAACCCAACAGAAGAAGCCACCAAATCCGACGTCACTTTTTGGAAGAATGACCATG GGATTTCGCTCGTCTCCTTCCTCGGCAAGTCTTGCGCCCATAATAGAGGTAGTACGACAAGTAGAAGCCAAATACCCAGCTTTACTCTTTAAGCAACAGCTCACAGCATACGTTGAGAAGATCTATGGCATCATTCGTGACAACTTGAAGAAGGAGCTTGCCTCATTGCTTTCCTTGTGCATTCAG GCTCCAAGAATTGCAAAGGGAAATTTGCTAAGATCAGGGAGGTCTTTTGGAAAAGATGCTCCATCAAATCACTGGCAGAGCATTATCGAGTGTCTAAATAACTGTCTTGGTGCATTAAAAGACAACTCT gTTCCTCCAGTTCTAGTCCAAAAGATCTTTACACAGGCCTTCTCATTTATAaatgttcaactttttaacaG TCTTCTTTTACGTAAAGAATGTTGTACGTTTAGCAATGGGGAATATGTGAAGGCCGGGTTAGCAGAGTTAGAGTTATGGTGCTGCCAAGCAAAAGATGAG TATGCTGGATCTGCGTGGGATGAACTCAAGCACATAAGACAATCCGTTGGATTCTTG GTCATACATCAGAAGTATAGGATTTCATATGATGAAATCACCAATGACCTGTGCCCG ATTTTGAGTGTCCAGCAGCTCTACAGGATTTGTACTTTGTACTGGGATGACAATTACAACACCAGAAGCGTATCTCCAGCT GTGATTTCCAGTATGAGGATATTAATGACAGAAGATTCAAACAATGCTGAAAGCAATTCCTTTTTGTTGGATGACAACTCCAG CATTCCCTTCTCGGTTGATGATCTTTCCACCTCGTTGAAGGAAAAAGATTTCACGGAGATGACAACTGCAGCCGAGCTTCTTGAGAACCCGTCCTTCCAATTTTTAGAGGAATGA